A stretch of DNA from Banduia mediterranea:
GGCGATCGTGATCAGCGGCGGCCTGAATGCCGCGCAGAAGCAGGCGATGCTGGATGCGGCGCGGCCTTATCTGCTGCGCGTGCTGGGGCCGAACTGCATCGGCGCGCTGGCGCCGCATATTGGCCTCAATGGGAGTTTCGCGCACCTGGACGCCCGACCCGGCGAGCTGGCTTTCGTCTCTCAATCCGGCGCGCTGGTGACGGCGATGCTGGACTGGGCGCGTGCCCGCGACATCGGGTTTTCGCATTTCATTTCGCTGGGCGAGCAGGCCGATGTGGATTTCGGCGATCTTCTGGATTTTCTCGCCAGTGATCCCAAGACGCGGGCGATCCTGCTGTACATCGAGTCGGTGCAGGCTTCGCGCAAGTTCATGAGCGCGGCGCGCGCGGCGGCCCGCAACAAGCCGGTGATCGTGGTCAAGGCTGGCCGATCCAGCGCGGGCGGTCGTGCCGCTGCCTCGCATACCGGTGCGCTGGCCGGTTCCGACATCGTGTTCGATGCGGCCATTCGCCGCGCCGGCATGCTGCGCGTGGACACGCTTCAGGATCTTTTTCTGGCGGCCGAGACGCTGGCGCATTTCCGCGGCAATCTCGCCGATACTTTGACGGTGCTGACCAATGGCGGCGGGGCCGGGGTGATGGCGGCCGACGCCGCGGCGTCTCTGGACGTACCGTTGAGCGAACTGTCCGCCGACACGCTGCGGCGGCTGGATGCGGAACTGCCGGCCGGCTGGTCACACGGCAATCCGGTGGACATCATCGGCGACGCGCCGGTGGAGCGATACCAGGCGGCGCTGCGCGTGCTGGCCGACGACATGCCCGGCGGTGCGGTGCTGTTCGTGCACGCGCCAACGGCGATCGTGCCGAGTCTGGAGATCGCGCGCGCCATGCTGCCGCTGGCCCGGCATCAACCGCCCTGGCTGATGGGGTGCTGGCTCGGTGATACGGCGGTGGTGCAGGCACGGACGCTGTTCCGCGAAGGCGGCATTGCCGACTATGCGACGCCCGAGGTGGCGGTGCGTGCGTTCTCGATGCTGCGTAGCTATCGGCAAAACCAGGCGCAGCTGCTGGAAACTCCGGCGGTTGCTGGCCCCTCCAGGGTCGTGGACCCGGAGGCGGCGCGCGCGATCGTCGCGCAGGCGCTCGCGGCCGGCCGTGACTGGCTCAGCGAGCCGGAAGCCAAGGCGCTGCTGGCGGCCTACGCCATTGCCGTGGTCGAGACGCGCCGCTGCGACCCGCAGCCGGAAGCTGCGGCCGAGGCGGCGCAGGCGATCGGATTGCCGGTGGCCCTGAAGATTCTGTCGCCGGACATCACCCACAAATCCGATGTTGGCGGGGTTGCGCTGCACCTGGAGAACGAGGATGCGGTGCGCAGCGCGGCGGCGTCGATGCTGGAGCGTGTCCGCGCAGCAAAGCCCGACGCCCATATCGACGGCTTTTCGGTGCAGGCCATGGTCGAGCGGTCGCAGGCGCAGGAGCTGATCGTCGGTGCCAGCATCGATGCCGTGTTCGGGCCGGTGATCCTGTTCGGCGAAGGTGGCACCGCCGTGGAATTGCTCGCGGATCGCGCGATCGGGCTGCCGCCGCTGAACAGTCCACTGGCGCGGGCCTTGATCGAACGTACGCGCGTTGCGCGGCGCCTGGCCGGATACCGTGGCCGGCCGCCGGCCGACCGCGAGGCGATCGAGCGCGTCCTGATCAATATTTCGCAGCTGCTGGCCGATGTGCCGCAAATCGCGGAACTCGACATCAACCCGTTGATCGCCGACGACGCCGGCGTGATCGCGCTGGATGCGCGCGTGCGGCTGGATGCGCGCGCGC
This window harbors:
- a CDS encoding acetate--CoA ligase family protein gives rise to the protein MTIRNLDSLFDPASVVAIGASSRPGSVGATVWRNLRNGSFSGARYALNPKYHELDGEPVYASVDALPQVPELAVVCTPAATVPGLIAQLGARGTRAAIVISGGLNAAQKQAMLDAARPYLLRVLGPNCIGALAPHIGLNGSFAHLDARPGELAFVSQSGALVTAMLDWARARDIGFSHFISLGEQADVDFGDLLDFLASDPKTRAILLYIESVQASRKFMSAARAAARNKPVIVVKAGRSSAGGRAAASHTGALAGSDIVFDAAIRRAGMLRVDTLQDLFLAAETLAHFRGNLADTLTVLTNGGGAGVMAADAAASLDVPLSELSADTLRRLDAELPAGWSHGNPVDIIGDAPVERYQAALRVLADDMPGGAVLFVHAPTAIVPSLEIARAMLPLARHQPPWLMGCWLGDTAVVQARTLFREGGIADYATPEVAVRAFSMLRSYRQNQAQLLETPAVAGPSRVVDPEAARAIVAQALAAGRDWLSEPEAKALLAAYAIAVVETRRCDPQPEAAAEAAQAIGLPVALKILSPDITHKSDVGGVALHLENEDAVRSAAASMLERVRAAKPDAHIDGFSVQAMVERSQAQELIVGASIDAVFGPVILFGEGGTAVELLADRAIGLPPLNSPLARALIERTRVARRLAGYRGRPPADREAIERVLINISQLLADVPQIAELDINPLIADDAGVIALDARVRLDARAPAGVPHFAIRPYPQQLVESVRWEGRELLLRPIRAEDEAQHLEFLASLAPEDVRLRVFNSRRHIEHSELARLTQIDYGRESAFVAVECVDGVERTLGVARALSDPDNIEAEFGIIVRSGLKGGGLGLLLMNKLIRTLREQGTQFLIGTVLAENRRMLDLAQELGFEQLPAERGDDTREIRLALQADAKPA